One Candidatus Nanosynbacter featherlites genomic region harbors:
- a CDS encoding AAA family ATPase, which yields MKPLQLSSPHLIIMVGAPGAGKTQFATEFAKMFNAPMLSSDTLRELSSDDALIHKTAVDLLRELLKPRQTIIFDGNTEKRAWRSDIAKVAREAGFKPLFVWVQTDPAMSRARWLRSHNGDEALFEQKLRTFSPPHASEPYMVISGRHTYNTQAKTLLKKLSDATRPAASIRTQPRSIGGRVRVQ from the coding sequence ATGAAACCATTGCAGTTATCTTCGCCGCACTTGATTATCATGGTCGGCGCACCGGGGGCGGGAAAAACACAGTTTGCGACTGAATTTGCCAAAATGTTCAATGCGCCAATGTTAAGCAGTGACACGCTGCGTGAATTGTCGAGTGATGACGCGCTCATTCACAAGACTGCGGTTGACTTACTTCGAGAGTTACTCAAGCCAAGACAGACAATCATTTTCGACGGCAACACCGAAAAGCGTGCTTGGCGTTCCGACATCGCCAAAGTCGCTCGTGAGGCTGGATTTAAGCCATTGTTTGTGTGGGTGCAGACTGATCCTGCCATGTCCAGAGCTAGATGGCTCCGTTCACACAACGGCGATGAAGCACTGTTCGAACAGAAATTACGAACTTTCTCACCACCACACGCTAGCGAGCCTTACATGGTCATCAGTGGCCGCCACACTTACAATACGCAGGCAAAGACGCTTTTGAAAAAACTCAGCGACGCCACCCGTCCAGCTGCTTCTATACGTACTCAGCCACGGTCAATTGGCGGGCGCGTTCGCGTACAGTAG
- a CDS encoding glycosyltransferase family 4 protein, producing MLGWELPPHNSGGLGVACYQMSRALADCGVDIDFVVPYSAEHPNIDFMNVHAATHLEASKDGFGAYDDLGTSDKQAHDCGLGGMRAVQRRYNCFVKEFVKQHPPDAIHAHDWLTMEAGIIAKQQCNAPLIVHVHATEFDRSGENEGNPLVHEIEQQGLLMADRIIAVSHITKDIIVKNYHIPPEKIEVVYNAIDLDELPPHEYDQGTYQYLEDLKKEGYIIVGALTRLTVQKGLTYLIRAVAEAIKQHQKIALLLSGSGEQRDELVALAAHLGISDKVVFTGFVRGRQWRDAYHLIDVFVMSSVSEPFGLTALEAAHHDTALLISRQSGVGEVLHNILRFDYWDTNKLARQIVMLARSPALLKILKEDVKTEYAQLSWHDAAQHCLKLYEQARIKGGGA from the coding sequence ATGCTTGGGTGGGAATTACCTCCGCATAATAGCGGAGGGTTAGGCGTCGCATGTTATCAGATGTCACGGGCACTAGCTGACTGTGGTGTGGATATTGATTTTGTTGTGCCCTACTCCGCTGAGCATCCGAATATTGATTTCATGAATGTGCACGCAGCGACGCACTTGGAAGCCTCAAAAGATGGCTTTGGTGCCTATGATGATTTGGGCACTTCGGACAAGCAAGCGCATGATTGCGGGCTGGGCGGTATGCGGGCGGTGCAGCGACGATATAACTGCTTTGTGAAAGAATTTGTCAAACAGCATCCTCCAGATGCTATTCACGCTCACGACTGGTTAACCATGGAAGCGGGCATCATCGCTAAACAGCAGTGTAATGCGCCGTTGATCGTGCATGTGCATGCGACCGAATTTGACCGTTCTGGTGAGAATGAAGGCAATCCATTGGTACATGAAATCGAGCAGCAAGGGTTGTTGATGGCTGACCGAATCATCGCCGTGAGCCACATCACCAAAGATATCATTGTCAAGAATTATCATATTCCACCAGAGAAAATCGAAGTTGTCTACAATGCCATTGACCTGGATGAACTGCCACCACACGAATACGACCAAGGCACCTATCAATACTTGGAAGACCTGAAAAAAGAAGGCTATATCATCGTTGGCGCATTGACCAGGTTGACAGTGCAAAAAGGTTTGACCTATCTGATTCGGGCGGTGGCTGAGGCCATAAAGCAGCATCAGAAAATTGCGTTACTGCTGAGTGGTAGTGGCGAGCAGCGCGACGAACTGGTTGCTTTGGCAGCGCACCTGGGCATTAGTGACAAAGTGGTCTTTACGGGTTTTGTGCGCGGTCGGCAGTGGCGCGATGCCTATCATCTGATCGACGTATTTGTCATGAGTTCAGTGTCAGAACCGTTTGGACTGACGGCGTTAGAAGCGGCGCATCATGACACAGCACTACTCATCAGTCGCCAGTCTGGCGTCGGCGAAGTGCTGCACAACATTTTACGATTTGACTATTGGGATACTAACAAATTGGCACGACAAATTGTCATGCTGGCGCGCTCGCCTGCTCTTTTGAAAATTCTCAAGGAGGATGTGAAAACAGAATATGCCCAACTGTCCTGGCATGACGCGGCTCAGCATTGTTTGAAATTGTACGAGCAGGCTCGAATAAAAGGCGGTGGTGCATGA